Proteins co-encoded in one Oncorhynchus masou masou isolate Uvic2021 chromosome 22, UVic_Omas_1.1, whole genome shotgun sequence genomic window:
- the LOC135509572 gene encoding ceramide kinase-like — MEKQPRLLTSQLLQKNSLFEVSLNRVLLTWKEIATKKQRVSGGIHHPFKVGTSHGVSVSEILAVRELDVDSGTKDDGRWQKMPQKSTEAYPYAFTVSYVERAWQHRWRCSDVTFHCLEGALCQQWVQTIREQLTALTSRPKHLLVYINPYGGKQQGERIYEQKVAPLFTLASISTHVIVTEHANHARDHLRTEAELKKYDGVVCVGGDGMFSEMVHGLVSRTQRDNGVDQNSPEEKLVPCTLRIGIIPAGSTDCICYATVGINDPVTSALHIIVGDAQPMDVCSVHHNNTFLRYSVSLLGYGFYGDVLADSERKRWMGPARYDFSGFKTFLTHHYYEGTVSFLPATDILGTPRDKTRCRAGCFICQHNGQLYSEDAPEICETDPDVSDSGKIQRGWRVIRGKFLAINAASMSCACPRSPKGLSPAAHLADGTTDLILVRKCSRFNFLRHLLRHTSKYDQFDMTFVEVHRVRRFHFTPRYCQSDSELDLRENGKRLFSQICRDHPACSCSPAYSSWNCDGEILPHAAIEVGVHCQLIKLFARGIEEQPVFEDLPNPCVV; from the exons ATGGAAAAACAACCGCGGTTGTTGACATCCCAACTCCTACAGAAAAACAGTTTATTCGAAGTGTCGTTAAACCGTGTGCTTCTGACATGGAAAGAGATTGCGACCAAGAAACAACGCGTTTCTGGGGGCATACATCACCCATTTAAAGTCG GTACCAGTCACGGTGTGTCAGTGTCTGAGATCCTAGCAGTCAGGGAGCTCGACGTGGACAGCGGGACGAAAGATGACGGCAGGTGGCAGAAAATGCCTCAGAAATCGACCGAGGCCTATCCATATGCATTCACAG TGTCCTACGTGGAGAGAGCGTGGCAGCACCGCTGGCGGTGTAGTGACGTCACCTTTCACTGCCTAGAGGGGGCGCTGTGTCAGCAGTGGGTCCAGACCATCAGAGAGCAGCTCACAGCATTGA CCAGCAGACCCAAGCATTTGCTGGTGTACATCAACCCCTATGGGGGCAAGCAGCAAGGCGAGCGTATTTACGAGCAGAAAGTCGCCCCTCTCTTCACCCTTGCCTCCATCTCCACGCACGTGATTG TTACAGAGCATGCCAATCATGCCAGGGACCACCTGAGGACAGAGGCTGAGTTGAAGAAATATGATGG agtggtgtgtgtgggCGGGGACGGCATGTTCAGTGAAATGGTTCACGGCCTTGTCTCCCGGACCCAGAGGGACAACGGCGTGGACCAGAACAGCCCGGAGGAGAAGCTGGTACCCTGTACTCTGCGCATCGGCATTATACCCGCAG GTTCAACGGACTGCATCTGCTATGCAACTGTAGGCATCAACGACCCTGTGACCTCGGCCTTACACATCATAGTGG GAGATGCCCAACCAATGGACGTATGCTCGGTCCATCACAACAACACATTCCTGAGGTACTCTGTGTCCCTGCTTGGGTACGGTTTCTATGGCGACGTGCTGGCAGACAGCGAAAGGAAACGGTGGATGGGACCAGCCAGATACGACTTTTCAG GTTTTAAGACGTTTCTCACACATCATTACTATGAAGGGACTGTGTCTTTTCTACCAGCAACGGACATATTGGGAACTCCACGAGACAAGACCAGGTGTAGAGCTGG GTGCTTCATATGCCAACACAACGGACAGCTGTATTCCGAGGATGCCCCAGAGATTTGCGAGACTGATCCAGATGTTTCAGACAGTGGTAA AATACAAAGGGGGTGGCGGGTGATCAGAGGGAAGTTCCTGGCCATCAACGCGGCCAGTATGAGCTGTGCCTGTCCCCGTAGCCCCAAGGGCCTGTCCCCCGCTGCCCACCTCGCTGACGGCACCACCGACCTCATCCTCGTACGCAAGTGCTCTCGATTCAACTTCCTGCGCCACCTGCTACGCCACACCAGCAAATACGACCAG TTTGACATGACCTTTGTAGAAGTGCACCGTGTGCGGCGCTTCCACTTCACCCCGCGCTACTGCCAGAGTGACTCCGAGTTGGACCTGAGGGAGAATGGCAAGAGGCTCTTCAGCCAGATCTGCCGAGACCACCCGGCCTGCAGCTGTAGCCCTGCCTACAGCAGCTGGAACTGTGATGGCGAGATCCTCCCTCATGCTGCCATTGAAGTCGG AGTGCACTGCCAGTTGATCAAGCTGTTTGCGCGAGGGATCGAAGAGCAGCCTGTGTTTGAGGACCTTCCCAACCCGTGTGTAGTATAG